Proteins encoded in a region of the Ziziphus jujuba cultivar Dongzao chromosome 3, ASM3175591v1 genome:
- the LOC107422848 gene encoding protein LIGHT-DEPENDENT SHORT HYPOCOTYLS 4 has product MDSLQEFETNSNPETNSTIININTTISSSSSIISNSTTNSTSTSLAAAASALSPSSSSSSSPTSTLSRYENQKRRDWNTFGQYLRNHRPPLSLSRCSGAHVLEFLRYLDQFGKTKVHTQLCPFFGHPNPPAPCPCPLRQAWGSLDALIGRLRAAFEEHGGRPEANPFGARAVRLYLREVRDSQAKARGISYEKKKRKRPPHNNNSNSSQASHLPALPPPHPQQPPSGNQQQ; this is encoded by the coding sequence AACACCAccatcagcagcagcagcagcatcaTCAGCAACAGCACCACCAACAGCACCAGCACCTCACTAGCTGCAGCAGCATCAGCGTTGTCACCGTCATCCTCATCGTCATCGTCGCCGACCTCGACGCTGAGCCGGTACGAGAACCAGAAACGAAGAGACTGGAACACTTTTGGTCAGTACCTCCGAAACCACAGGCCGCCACTGTCTCTCTCCCGCTGCAGCGGAGCTCATGTGCTGGAATTCCTCAGGTACTTGGACCAATTCGGGAAAACTAAGGTTCACACCCAGCTCTGTCCCTTCTTCGGCCATCCCAACCCACCGGCACCCTGTCCCTGCCCTCTACGCCAAGCTTGGGGAAGCCTCGACGCCCTCATCGGCCGCCTCCGAGCCGCTTTCGAAGAGCACGGTGGGAGACCGGAGGCGAATCCGTTCGGAGCAAGAGCTGTGAGGTTGTATCTGCGAGAAGTTCGTGATTCACAGGCCAAAGCAAGAGGTATTAGCTATGAAAAGAAGAAACGCAAAAGGCCTCcgcataataataatagtaatagtagtCAAGCTTCTCATCTGCCGGCATTGCCTCCTCCTCATCCACAACAACCTCCTTCTGGTAACCAACAACAGTGA